From a single Acidobacteriota bacterium genomic region:
- a CDS encoding alpha/beta fold hydrolase — protein MQLRSGTVRTILLLLAFVFFSSANAQNLTVRQIMAEPSIAGQRVEGEKLSPDGTKVVFLWNAEGKPRRDLYIVSTAGGTPEKILSPDQLPAPQRPAEKPDPLGYGVVIRDQFVRDRENQLGNFEWSPDSSRLIFTYGGDIYLLSLFPGTETPDSSSDESTWKMYLATMLRRSLLIPNIIEASKRVGVDEADLFSNLVESNDRLRASIESSPVSSSAERDEIIRINREIDELIERVRQLYDVHPALRSSEAFMKALDEITGTENRINVARVDYEQNSRRATFKRITKTQSPEFGARFLDNDRVLYSQGGNAFVLHLADATLTQVTREANAQQFISVGNIAASKDGKMAAYVVSDGSKQRQLVVPNFLPEYVTGGGPRRGWTEQKLMFMPTDGSRDAPHEIELPKPEGVSSFRRMVWAADNRSLIVDRLDKDTKRRQLFYIYNVGSKDEKIILVTEETDDKWQAPKSAIFEPNPKNPAQLFFASERDGFNHLYLATLELPSDTQAETRPVGRVSSTEKEQNLTGSVPTPSVKTEQLTKGNWQVEWAKWKSGERLLYLSTESGTATRDFGQINTTTKNRTKFYSSVQKGMITGPQLSENDSPTLVFSGSQWNRPEELIAYFDNCPQNSQSRYACPEVSSLLSKTTPDAFLKRNWTEPKFIEIPSRDGKKIPAKIYLPPGHDSKKKYPMVIFVHGAGYLQNVINGWNNYYREFMFNDMLAKKGYVVLDIDFRGSAGYGREWRTDVHDFLGGKDFDDHIDSIDHMVKNYGVDQRRIGVYGGSYGGFMAGMLVLRAPERIAAAAALRSVFDWKNYYAANPFYTAQRLGFPDKNPEAYRRSSPIAYADKLERPFLILHGMADDNVHVQDSVQMIEQLIRLGKTQYFEAMLYPSENHGFVRPESWADEYERILAFFEKHLAAK, from the coding sequence ATGCAACTCCGATCCGGTACCGTACGGACCATTTTACTCCTTCTTGCGTTCGTGTTCTTTAGCTCGGCGAATGCTCAGAACCTGACGGTTCGGCAGATCATGGCTGAGCCGTCGATCGCGGGGCAGCGGGTCGAGGGCGAGAAGCTTTCGCCGGACGGGACGAAGGTGGTTTTCCTTTGGAACGCCGAGGGCAAACCGCGGCGTGATCTGTACATTGTTTCGACCGCGGGCGGGACACCGGAAAAGATTCTCAGCCCCGACCAGCTTCCGGCTCCGCAGCGGCCGGCCGAAAAGCCCGATCCGCTCGGCTATGGCGTGGTCATCCGCGACCAGTTCGTTCGCGACCGCGAAAATCAGCTCGGCAATTTCGAATGGTCGCCGGATTCGTCAAGACTCATCTTCACCTACGGCGGCGATATTTACCTTCTTTCGCTTTTCCCAGGAACTGAAACACCTGATTCTTCGTCTGATGAGAGCACGTGGAAGATGTATTTAGCGACTATGCTGAGGCGCTCTCTACTCATCCCGAATATTATCGAGGCTTCAAAGAGGGTCGGGGTTGACGAAGCGGATCTTTTCAGCAATTTAGTGGAATCGAATGATAGGCTCCGGGCTTCGATAGAATCTTCGCCCGTGTCTTCTTCCGCCGAACGCGATGAGATCATTCGCATTAATCGCGAGATCGATGAGCTTATAGAACGTGTCCGACAACTTTACGACGTACATCCCGCTTTACGATCGAGTGAAGCGTTTATGAAAGCCTTGGACGAGATCACAGGTACCGAAAATCGGATCAATGTAGCTCGTGTAGATTACGAACAAAACTCTCGTAGAGCCACGTTTAAGCGCATCACGAAAACACAGTCCCCTGAGTTCGGGGCTCGGTTTTTGGACAATGACCGCGTTCTTTATTCGCAGGGCGGCAACGCGTTCGTGCTTCATCTTGCGGATGCGACGCTTACACAGGTGACCCGTGAGGCCAACGCGCAGCAGTTCATCTCGGTTGGAAACATCGCGGCCAGCAAGGACGGCAAGATGGCGGCGTACGTCGTTTCGGATGGCTCTAAGCAGCGGCAGCTTGTTGTCCCAAATTTCTTGCCTGAATATGTCACCGGCGGCGGGCCGCGACGCGGTTGGACCGAGCAGAAATTGATGTTCATGCCGACCGACGGCAGCCGCGACGCGCCGCACGAGATAGAGCTCCCGAAGCCCGAGGGCGTCTCCAGTTTTCGGCGGATGGTTTGGGCGGCGGACAACCGTTCGCTGATCGTCGATCGGCTTGATAAAGACACCAAGCGCCGCCAGCTTTTCTACATTTACAACGTCGGATCGAAGGACGAAAAGATCATTCTCGTCACCGAAGAGACCGACGACAAATGGCAGGCTCCGAAATCGGCGATCTTCGAACCGAATCCCAAAAACCCCGCCCAGCTTTTCTTCGCCTCCGAACGCGACGGCTTTAACCATCTATATCTCGCAACCCTCGAATTGCCGTCAGATACCCAGGCGGAAACCCGACCTGTAGGGAGGGTGTCTTCGACCGAGAAAGAGCAGAATTTGACCGGGAGCGTTCCAACCCCGTCCGTAAAGACCGAGCAACTCACAAAAGGAAACTGGCAGGTCGAATGGGCAAAGTGGAAGTCCGGAGAACGACTTCTTTATTTATCTACCGAATCGGGAACAGCGACACGCGACTTCGGGCAGATAAACACAACGACAAAGAATCGCACGAAGTTCTACTCGTCGGTTCAAAAAGGAATGATCACTGGACCGCAGCTTTCGGAGAATGATTCCCCGACGTTAGTTTTTAGCGGCTCTCAGTGGAATCGTCCTGAAGAGTTAATTGCCTATTTCGACAATTGTCCCCAAAACAGTCAATCACGGTACGCGTGTCCGGAGGTTAGTTCCCTGCTCTCCAAAACAACACCTGACGCATTCCTTAAACGTAATTGGACTGAGCCCAAATTCATCGAGATCCCTTCACGCGACGGCAAAAAGATCCCGGCGAAGATCTACCTACCGCCCGGCCATGATTCGAAGAAGAAATATCCGATGGTGATATTTGTTCACGGTGCTGGTTATTTGCAGAACGTGATCAACGGCTGGAACAACTATTACCGCGAGTTTATGTTCAACGACATGCTGGCTAAGAAGGGCTATGTCGTGCTCGATATCGACTTCCGCGGCTCGGCGGGCTATGGCCGCGAATGGCGGACCGACGTCCATGATTTTCTCGGCGGCAAGGACTTTGACGACCATATCGACTCCATCGACCACATGGTCAAAAACTATGGCGTCGATCAACGCCGCATCGGTGTTTATGGCGGCAGCTACGGCGGCTTTATGGCCGGGATGCTCGTCCTGCGGGCACCGGAGCGGATCGCCGCGGCGGCCGCACTTCGCTCGGTCTTTGACTGGAAGAATTACTACGCCGCGAATCCTTTTTACACCGCCCAGCGGCTCGGCTTTCCCGACAAAAACCCCGAGGCCTATAGACGCAGTTCGCCGATCGCCTATGCCGACAAGCTTGAGCGGCCGTTCCTGATACTTCACGGAATGGCCGACGACAACGTTCATGTGCAGGACTCGGTGCAGATGATCGAGCAGCTCATCAGGCTTGGGAAAACGCAGTATTTTGAGGCGATGCTTTATCCTTCGGAAAACCACGGCTTCGTCCGGCCCGAAAGCTGGGCTGATGAATACGAGCGGATCCTCGCCTTTTTTGAGAAGCATCTTGCCGCGAAATAG
- a CDS encoding 5'-nucleotidase, lipoprotein e(P4) family has product MRIKAYFSTVLLLVLAIGAYSQNTAKAPENLDYQVAAVLYQQKAAEYRALAHQAFNIARLRLDVDLDPKNAKLLPKEQREMPRAIIVDVDETVLDNSPSQARAIKTGRPFNMEDWYAWGEMRKAKPIAGSVEFLNYAVSNGVKIFYVSNRDEVQKQATIDNLIAAGFRDVGPENVMLRQKDAQGNNISTKTPRRELVGAKYRIVLLIGDNLDDFSDVFERKSVAARFFETNRYRDEWGKRWIVLPNAMYGTWENAIYEYGRLTEAQKAEIRARALEMP; this is encoded by the coding sequence ATGAGAATCAAAGCATATTTCAGCACCGTACTGCTCCTTGTACTTGCAATTGGAGCCTATTCCCAAAACACGGCGAAAGCTCCTGAGAACCTCGATTATCAGGTTGCGGCGGTGCTCTATCAACAGAAAGCCGCCGAATACCGAGCCCTCGCGCATCAAGCCTTCAACATTGCCCGCCTCAGGCTTGATGTCGACCTCGACCCGAAAAACGCGAAACTGCTCCCAAAAGAGCAACGCGAAATGCCGCGGGCGATCATCGTCGATGTCGACGAGACCGTGCTCGATAATTCACCGTCGCAGGCACGGGCGATCAAGACCGGACGGCCGTTCAACATGGAAGACTGGTACGCCTGGGGCGAGATGCGGAAGGCAAAGCCGATCGCCGGTTCGGTCGAATTCCTCAACTATGCCGTCTCGAACGGCGTCAAGATCTTCTACGTCTCGAACCGCGACGAGGTGCAGAAACAGGCGACCATCGATAATCTGATCGCAGCCGGCTTTCGCGACGTAGGACCGGAGAATGTAATGCTCCGCCAAAAGGACGCACAGGGCAACAACATCTCGACCAAGACACCGCGGCGGGAACTCGTCGGGGCAAAGTATCGGATCGTTTTGCTGATCGGCGATAACCTTGACGACTTTTCTGACGTATTTGAACGCAAATCGGTCGCGGCCCGCTTTTTTGAGACCAACCGCTATCGCGATGAATGGGGCAAACGCTGGATCGTTCTCCCGAATGCGATGTACGGCACTTGGGAAAACGCCATCTATGAATACGGCCGCCTGACCGAAGCGCAGAAAGCAGAAATTCGTGCGAGAGCTCTGGAAATGCCCTGA
- a CDS encoding MATE family efflux transporter, translating to MPETINDIDDLVPEKPKPRYDRSIIEGPLGPAVWKIAWPTMLTNVIAGLQGIVDHIVVGNVVGFKANAAIGVSWQIFLVVIVFISSLFTGMSILVARFAGAGEELKVDRTVYQAFLTAIIISFGVMAPVGYFASPYLLDLVNAEAGVKAEALPYLRITFVFSLGLLIFFMLSGALRSAGDARTPMILGVVMTVLNLVLNLILIPGLGPIPSFGTAGAAMGTSIATGLVAIYALYRLIAGGWVVSFPKGLGYKPDWAIIRQIFRFGLPTGIQGIAMNVGGVFMLAFIGSLAQSAAAQAAFAVGYTQLFSLITWTSVGLMGAAAAVAGQNLGAGNPERASKAVHTAAKFGVAGSAFIGLFFFFFPAQLLGFFGMKEPAVIEIGTQLLQVLSISGLFISAALTYTGGLQGTGDTKSPLYISVVSQVIIPLGICFFIQYAWGLEPLHIWLAILAGHIVRFALSFYKFRQGRWQSIQVSIDRTEA from the coding sequence GGCCGCTTGGGCCTGCGGTTTGGAAGATCGCCTGGCCGACGATGCTGACGAATGTAATCGCCGGATTGCAGGGCATTGTCGATCACATCGTGGTCGGCAACGTCGTCGGGTTTAAGGCAAACGCAGCCATCGGCGTCAGCTGGCAGATCTTTTTGGTGGTTATCGTTTTCATCTCGTCGCTCTTTACGGGGATGAGCATACTCGTCGCCCGCTTCGCCGGGGCCGGCGAAGAGCTAAAGGTAGATCGTACGGTCTATCAGGCATTCCTTACGGCGATCATCATCTCATTCGGCGTCATGGCACCGGTCGGATATTTCGCTTCGCCATATTTGCTCGACCTCGTAAATGCCGAAGCCGGCGTCAAGGCCGAGGCTCTTCCCTATCTTCGGATAACATTCGTTTTCAGCCTTGGGCTGCTCATCTTTTTTATGCTGAGCGGAGCACTGCGCTCGGCCGGCGACGCCCGCACGCCGATGATCCTCGGCGTTGTGATGACGGTGCTCAACCTGGTCCTTAACCTGATTCTCATCCCCGGGCTTGGCCCGATACCGTCATTCGGAACCGCTGGTGCGGCGATGGGTACGAGCATCGCTACCGGGCTGGTGGCGATTTATGCGCTTTATCGGCTGATCGCCGGCGGCTGGGTCGTTTCGTTCCCGAAAGGGCTTGGCTACAAGCCCGATTGGGCCATCATCCGCCAGATCTTTCGCTTTGGCCTTCCGACCGGGATTCAGGGCATCGCGATGAACGTCGGCGGAGTTTTTATGCTCGCCTTCATCGGGTCGCTGGCGCAGAGTGCTGCGGCACAGGCCGCATTTGCCGTCGGCTATACGCAACTTTTCTCGCTGATAACATGGACCTCGGTCGGGCTAATGGGAGCGGCCGCAGCGGTCGCCGGGCAAAACCTCGGGGCGGGAAATCCGGAGCGTGCCTCAAAGGCCGTCCACACAGCCGCAAAGTTCGGCGTCGCCGGTTCGGCATTTATCGGGCTTTTCTTTTTCTTTTTTCCCGCGCAGCTTCTCGGGTTTTTCGGAATGAAGGAGCCGGCCGTTATCGAGATCGGCACGCAGCTTTTGCAGGTGCTCAGCATCTCGGGCCTATTTATCTCGGCCGCATTGACCTACACCGGCGGGCTGCAAGGCACCGGCGACACCAAAAGCCCGCTATATATCTCGGTCGTTTCGCAGGTCATTATCCCGCTTGGTATCTGCTTCTTCATTCAGTACGCCTGGGGACTCGAACCGTTGCACATTTGGCTGGCCATACTCGCGGGCCACATCGTCCGCTTTGCACTCAGCTTCTACAAATTCAGGCAAGGCCGCTGGCAGAGCATTCAGGTCTCGATCGACCGCACCGAAGCCTGA